One Vallitalea pronyensis genomic region harbors:
- the lepA gene encoding translation elongation factor 4 has protein sequence MAEFKQNKIRNFCIIAHIDHGKSTLADRIIQLTGLLTEREMQSQILDNMDLERERGITIKAQSVRLVYRANDGEEYVFNLIDTPGHVDFNYEVSRSLAACEGAILVVDAAQGIEAQTLANVYLALEHDLEILTVINKIDLPSAEPDRVKAEVEDVIGLDAEDAPLISAKESINIEEVLERIVTDIPAPTGDTDAPLKALIFDSLYDPYKGVIVFCRIKEGNVKKGMKIQMMATGAEFEVVEVGYFGAGQFIPAESLPAGTVGYVTASIKNVQDTKVGDTITDADNPIAEPLPGYKDVNPMVFCGMYPADGSKYQDLRDALDKLKLNDAALRFEAETSVALGFGFRCGFLGLLHLEIVQERLEREYNLDLVTTAPSVIYKVHKTNGDVIDLANPTDLPDLAEIRYMEEPIVKAEVMVPTEYIGTVMELCQERRGEYFGMEYMEETRAMLSYELPLNEIVYDFFDALKSRTRGYASFDYELVGYKESQLVKLDILINKEVVDALSFIVHEEKAYERGRKIAEKLKGEIPRHLFEIPIQAAVGNKVIARETIKAMRKDVLAKCYGGDISRKRKLLEKQKKGKKRMRQVGNVEVPQQAFMSVLKLDD, from the coding sequence GTGGCAGAATTTAAACAGAATAAAATAAGAAATTTTTGTATTATAGCACATATCGATCATGGTAAATCTACATTAGCAGATCGTATTATTCAATTAACTGGCTTACTAACTGAACGAGAGATGCAATCTCAGATATTAGACAATATGGACTTAGAGAGGGAACGTGGTATCACCATAAAGGCCCAATCTGTACGTCTAGTATATAGAGCAAATGATGGGGAAGAGTATGTGTTTAATCTCATAGATACCCCAGGACATGTAGACTTTAATTATGAAGTTTCTAGAAGCTTGGCTGCTTGTGAAGGCGCTATTCTTGTTGTGGATGCGGCTCAAGGGATTGAGGCACAGACCTTAGCAAATGTGTACCTTGCTCTGGAACATGACTTAGAAATCTTAACGGTTATTAATAAAATTGACTTACCAAGTGCGGAGCCTGACCGGGTAAAAGCAGAGGTAGAAGATGTCATTGGATTAGATGCGGAGGATGCTCCACTCATTTCCGCAAAAGAAAGTATTAACATTGAAGAGGTTCTTGAAAGAATTGTAACGGATATTCCTGCACCAACTGGGGATACGGATGCACCTTTAAAGGCTTTAATCTTTGATTCCTTATACGATCCTTATAAAGGCGTTATTGTATTTTGTCGTATTAAAGAGGGTAATGTTAAAAAGGGTATGAAAATACAGATGATGGCTACAGGTGCTGAGTTTGAAGTGGTTGAAGTGGGTTATTTTGGTGCCGGTCAGTTTATACCAGCCGAATCCTTACCAGCGGGTACGGTTGGGTATGTAACAGCCAGTATTAAGAATGTCCAAGATACGAAAGTGGGGGATACCATTACAGATGCGGACAACCCTATTGCAGAGCCGCTTCCAGGGTACAAAGATGTTAACCCCATGGTATTCTGTGGGATGTATCCAGCAGATGGTTCTAAGTATCAGGACCTTAGAGATGCTTTGGATAAACTTAAATTAAACGATGCTGCATTAAGGTTTGAAGCGGAGACTTCTGTAGCTTTAGGATTTGGATTCAGATGTGGATTTTTAGGTTTATTGCATTTAGAGATTGTTCAAGAACGGCTTGAACGTGAATATAATTTGGATTTGGTGACAACGGCTCCAAGTGTTATTTATAAGGTGCATAAAACCAATGGGGATGTGATTGATTTAGCCAATCCAACGGATTTACCTGATTTGGCAGAAATAAGATATATGGAAGAACCCATTGTAAAAGCGGAGGTTATGGTACCTACAGAATATATTGGTACAGTTATGGAACTGTGTCAGGAACGTCGTGGTGAATATTTTGGTATGGAATACATGGAAGAAACCAGAGCCATGTTATCCTATGAGTTACCCCTTAACGAGATTGTATATGATTTCTTTGATGCGTTAAAATCCAGGACAAGGGGTTATGCGTCTTTTGATTATGAGTTAGTGGGGTATAAGGAGTCTCAGTTGGTGAAGCTAGATATTTTGATTAATAAAGAAGTGGTGGATGCTTTATCTTTTATTGTGCATGAGGAAAAGGCTTATGAACGTGGTCGTAAGATTGCGGAGAAGTTAAAGGGTGAGATTCCTAGACATTTATTTGAAATCCCGATTCAAGCGGCTGTAGGTAATAAAGTAATCGCCCGAGAGACCATTAAGGCGATGCGTAAGGATGTTCTTGCAAAGTGTTATGGTGGGGATATTTCTAGAAAGCGTAAGCTGTTGGAGAAACAGAAAAAAGGGAAGAAGCGTATGCGGCAGGTTGGTAATGTAGAGGTGCCGCAACAGGCGTTTATGAGTGTGTTAAAATTAGATGATTAG
- the spoIIP gene encoding stage II sporulation protein P — protein MNKAHLLKKTRKLTLVYMAVLIAMSAYIIIKLMSLYFFSEIIDFRNLIVSEFDTSFFTRIVHSINPSIAYYQDSEQVDTHMVKDRMSALYGYNVPLMTFIMGQGDYVYDTASENYPNLQQRDENYENDLEHYDHNENFFNLYTLEEQTPKIHLTNATLDQLRDFTSLKANLYTFDASINPTKSDFPVDKFLKTDMTIDKTKPGPKVLIYHTHSQESFSDSRKGVKEDTVVGVGDELASILEKTYNIEVLHHRKEYDIINGKLDRNKAYQLIEAPLKKLIADNPTIEVLIDIHRDGVKGNLRLVKDINHKPTANIMFFNGLAQYSVMPNPYVSDNLAFSFQMQLKANELYPGFTRKIYLKGYRYNLHLKPKSLLIEVGAQTSTVREAKNAMEPLAKILYEVIK, from the coding sequence ATGAATAAAGCACATTTGCTGAAGAAAACGCGCAAGCTGACGTTGGTTTATATGGCAGTTCTTATTGCCATGTCAGCCTATATCATTATTAAATTAATGAGTCTGTATTTTTTTAGTGAAATTATTGACTTTAGAAATTTGATTGTATCAGAATTTGATACGTCTTTTTTTACACGTATTGTGCACTCTATTAATCCCTCGATTGCCTATTATCAAGATAGCGAACAGGTAGATACACATATGGTAAAAGACCGTATGAGCGCTTTATATGGGTATAATGTACCGCTGATGACCTTTATTATGGGTCAAGGTGATTATGTTTACGATACCGCTTCAGAGAATTATCCCAATCTACAACAACGGGATGAAAACTATGAAAATGATCTAGAACATTATGACCATAATGAAAATTTCTTTAACCTTTATACATTGGAAGAGCAAACCCCTAAAATTCATTTAACCAATGCAACGCTGGACCAACTAAGGGATTTTACAAGTTTAAAAGCCAATCTCTATACATTTGATGCCAGCATCAACCCTACCAAAAGTGATTTTCCTGTTGATAAGTTTCTCAAAACAGACATGACCATTGATAAAACGAAACCTGGACCTAAAGTGCTTATCTATCATACCCATTCACAAGAAAGTTTCTCCGACAGTAGGAAAGGTGTTAAAGAAGATACAGTAGTAGGTGTCGGCGATGAATTAGCATCTATTCTAGAGAAAACCTATAACATAGAAGTGTTACACCATCGAAAAGAATATGATATTATTAATGGTAAATTAGATCGTAATAAAGCATACCAACTGATAGAAGCACCCCTTAAGAAGCTCATTGCGGATAATCCTACCATTGAAGTGTTAATTGATATTCATCGTGATGGTGTCAAAGGAAATCTAAGATTGGTTAAAGATATTAATCATAAACCAACAGCAAACATCATGTTTTTTAACGGTTTAGCTCAGTATTCCGTCATGCCTAATCCATACGTTTCTGATAATTTAGCATTTAGTTTTCAAATGCAGTTAAAAGCCAATGAGCTTTACCCAGGTTTTACGAGAAAAATCTATTTAAAAGGGTACCGTTATAACTTACATCTTAAGCCAAAATCCCTATTAATTGAGGTAGGTGCACAAACAAGTACGGTCAGGGAAGCTAAGAATGCTATGGAACCATTAGCTAAAATATTATATGAAGTCATAAAATGA
- the gpr gene encoding GPR endopeptidase gives MDRDQKDQLEQVEERYNVRTDLAIEAREMVGEEDVEIQGVEVVVDNLEDIDLSITKVNVMDEHGAKALNKPIGNYITMECELMKQNDPEAHEEIVRELAKQLTDLVKLNKDMTVLVVGLGNRDVTPDALGPRAVSNVLVTRHLFKEFGEPEDGEDSFNKVTAIIPGVMGQTGMETFEIIEGLVKEIKPSVIIAIDALASRRTSRVNTTIQIADTGVHPGSGVGNRRKGLNKESLGVPVIAIGVPTVVDAATIVNDTMEELLVEMKKQIPENAEICDMINSFSEQEKYGLIKEVLYPYVGNMFVTPKEIDAVIKRLSNIIASALNIMLQPKLEFDEITKFLS, from the coding sequence ATGGATAGGGATCAAAAAGACCAATTAGAACAAGTAGAAGAACGTTATAACGTTAGAACAGACTTAGCCATTGAAGCAAGAGAAATGGTTGGTGAGGAAGATGTAGAGATACAAGGTGTAGAGGTTGTTGTGGATAACCTTGAAGACATTGATCTTTCCATCACCAAGGTAAATGTAATGGATGAACATGGAGCAAAAGCATTGAACAAACCTATTGGGAATTATATCACAATGGAATGTGAATTAATGAAGCAAAATGACCCAGAAGCTCATGAAGAGATTGTTCGCGAGTTAGCTAAGCAATTAACCGATCTGGTGAAGCTTAATAAAGATATGACGGTTCTCGTTGTTGGTTTAGGTAACCGTGATGTTACCCCTGATGCCTTGGGTCCAAGAGCTGTATCCAATGTACTCGTAACAAGACATTTATTTAAAGAATTTGGTGAACCCGAAGATGGAGAAGACAGCTTTAATAAAGTAACAGCCATTATACCGGGTGTTATGGGTCAAACGGGTATGGAAACATTTGAAATCATTGAAGGGCTGGTAAAAGAAATTAAGCCAAGCGTCATCATAGCCATTGATGCCCTTGCATCAAGGCGAACAAGTCGTGTTAATACCACCATACAGATTGCCGATACAGGCGTTCATCCTGGTTCGGGTGTTGGCAACCGACGAAAAGGACTGAACAAGGAATCCTTAGGTGTACCGGTTATCGCTATTGGTGTACCAACCGTTGTTGATGCAGCAACCATTGTGAACGATACCATGGAAGAATTGTTAGTGGAAATGAAGAAACAGATACCAGAAAATGCGGAAATCTGTGATATGATCAACAGCTTTAGTGAACAAGAGAAATATGGACTCATTAAAGAGGTGCTTTATCCATATGTAGGTAATATGTTTGTGACACCAAAAGAAATTGATGCTGTTATTAAACGATTAAGCAACATTATTGCATCAGCTCTGAATATCATGTTGCAACCTAAGCTGGAGTTTGATGAAATTACTAAATTTTTATCGTAA